From Zingiber officinale cultivar Zhangliang chromosome 5B, Zo_v1.1, whole genome shotgun sequence, the proteins below share one genomic window:
- the LOC121984452 gene encoding sphingoid long-chain bases kinase 1-like gives MSKFENLPFLKKEAKVKSLQQTDAHVTSDHPLKLKEHRLDIGDENYDLLGYEVYSGKLVLNNKNKGTTANEQIGSRIGNSDSIDAKLSSKALAWGSHVLYVGDVISLVGFEMEVVKIEYAGHARELASTIEISNYPDGIVCVGGDGIVNKVLNGLRAEITKRMHFLFQLASFLLVQTNSLFWTILGVRDPPKYLLPFDVVKRIFVYFMDTVVRRIFV, from the exons ATGTCAAAATTTGAAAACCTGCCTTTCCTGAAAAAAGAGGCTAAGGTAAAATCTTTGCAGCAAACGGATGCTCATGTGACCAGTGACCATCCTTTGAAGCTTAAAGAGCACAGATTAGATATTGGAGATgaaaattatgatttgttgggaTATGAAGTTTACTCTGGGAAACTTGTTCTAAATAATAAAAACAAAGGCACAACTGCTAATGAACAAATTGGATCAAGGATTGGAAACTCTGATAGTATTGATGCAAAGCTTTCAAGCAAAGCCCTAGCTTGGGGTTCCCATGTGCTATATGTTGGCGATGTCATATCG CTTGTAGGTTTCGAAATGGAAGTGGTTAAAATAGAATATGCTGGTCATGCAAGAGAACTTGCTTCCACTATAGAAATCAGCAACTACCCTGAtg GAATAGTATGTGTTGGAGGAGATGGCATTGTGAATAAG GTACTTAATGGTCTTCGAGCAGAGATAACCAAAAGGATGCACTTTCTATTCCAATTGGCATCATTCCTGCTGGTTCAGACAAATTCACTATTCTGGACTATTTTGGGGGTCAGGGATCCCCCaaaatatctattaccttttgatgttgtaaaaagaatatttgtatattttatggatactgttgtaagaagaatatttgtgtaa
- the LOC121984453 gene encoding uncharacterized protein LOC121984453, giving the protein MEEARELIQPKPKRVGTDQKQKLMAAEQQQQQQLQHSPRHLVASLRDFLVYKFHQAKRGRRRRIGCSGSFCKLRDLQRPERELSLPEPCKTTTSGVYNSISRSPASIAASTSSPPAGGSFRGMHALGRLSVCYECHMVVDPINGTPRYSNVRATVFACADCGEVFLKAESLEAHTAIRHAVSELSPEDTGRKIVEIIFQSSWRKKRTESYKIERILKVRNTSKTTSRFEEYRDSIKNKAGKLAKKHPRSTADGNELMRFHCTTFACSLGLAGATTLCDIAPHCNLCSIIRDGFKPNSSGRITTMATSGRAHDAARFFAKEEERIAMLVCRVIAGRVRNQDYCGGDQEYDSISGCSNLDELVVFSSKAILPCFVVIYQCCSL; this is encoded by the exons ATGGAGGAAGCCAGAGAACTCATCCAGCCAAAGCCAAAAAGAGTAGGAACAGACCAGAAGCAAAAGCTCATGGCCGccgagcagcagcagcagcagcagctgcAGCACTCCCCTCGCCATCTAGTGGCATCTCTTAGAGACTTCCTCGTATACAAGTTCCACCAAGCTAAGCGGGGCCGGCGCCGGCGAATCGGCTGCTCCGGTTCCTTCTGCAAGCTCCGCGACCTCCAACGGCCGGAGCGGGAGCTGTCTCTCCCCGAGCCCTGCAAGACGACGACTTCCGGAGTTTACAATTCCATCTCTCGCTCGCCGGCGTCGATAGCCGCCTCCACTTCGTCGCCGCCGGCCGGAGGCTCATTCCGGGGGATGCATGCACTGGGGCGGCTCTCCGTTTGCTACGAGTGTCACATGGTGGTCGACCCCATCAATGGCACGCCGAGGTACTCCAACGTGAGGGCGACGGTCTTCGCCTGCGCCGACTGCGGCGAGGTCTTCCTGAAAGCAGAGAGCTTGGAGGCTCACACTGCCATAAGGCACGCAG TTTCAGAGTTGAGTCCGGAGGACACCGGCAGAAAAATAGTGGAGATCATCTTCCAATCGAGTTGGCGCAAGAAACGAACAGAATCTTACAAGATCGAGAGGATCTTAAAGGTCCGCAACACTTCCAAAACCACCTCGAGGTTTGAAGAATACCGCGACTCGATCAAGAACAAAGCCGGTAAGCTGGCGAAGAAGCACCCGCGATCCACCGCCGACGGCAACGAGCTCATGAGGTTCCACTGCACCACCTTCGCCTGCTCCCTGGGCCTCGCTGGAGCCACCACGCTGTGCGACATCGCTCCCCATTGCAACCTCTGCAGCATCATAAGGGACGGGTTCAAGCCCAATTCGAGTGGAAGAATAACGACGATGGCCACCAGCGGCAGAGCTCACGATGCCGCTCGATTCTTcgcgaaggaggaagaaagaatcgCCATGCTGGTGTGCAGAGTAATAGCAGGGAGAGTGAGGAACCAGGATTATTGTGGCGGAGATCAGGAGTACGATTCCATTTCTGGCTGCTCCAATTTGGATGAACTAGTTGTTTTCAGTTCCAAAGCGATTCTTCCTTGCTTTGTGGTCATCTATCAGTGCTGCTCCTTGTGA